In Aspergillus nidulans FGSC A4 chromosome IV, a single window of DNA contains:
- the jhd1 gene encoding [Histone H3]-lysine-36 demethylase (transcript_id=CADANIAT00000548), with translation MISATSFVTAIGSRPPRYRTPSPPRRAVEPISPCSTADYRTYRASREISASATSDHVRSTPTDKRPSPADVPASHRSGHGRSSSTIDTLATIALATSPTFTPLTHRPPSDKSNTTLSMFPPETEPVERPAKRPRSERDESSYTQHRSNAFSIARPPAISDSMKTDAELLLNFARPTNLYPPIPSSKRANTDDSYHNHTFHTQAQIKERNASTYWVTNHENVIFNHSAMHNIPPSRMRSQSDGSAAISRPVIEGLRPNTSSSTLPPLAFQEEADSGDRHWDMERKPVLEESQVDFCKPDETVPILSQSQPLKKELDADSNGSSQASCATCNLVRIPVDNEDQDVTWISCDGCKRWFHIVCAGFKNDRETRTVDKFICKTCRPIHGQTTFVRKSSRVRTSIDYAGLNQGLVKSATDSLEHHYIEPIKQNKIRFLPENFPRMRPELVTAEYFEKGNGMTEPIVIPAEFNTHATIPPTNPEFDALVQDAPSQEMFDELLDHLPNVDHETVIDCGQNQLDMVIPQGLTVRTVSELYGPEERVEVIDVKSQHGEDKRWTMQKWADYYESTGDKVVRNVISLEVSQSKLGRLIRRPKIVRDLDLQDAVWPEELKAVGNFPKVQFYCLMSVADCYTDFHIDFGGSSVYYHILKGKKTFFFIPPKDKHLKKYEEWCNSPAQDYTFLGDQTKECYRVDLSEGDTMLIPSGWIHAVWTPENSLVIGGNFLTRLNYGMQIKIAKIEKETKVPMKFRYPFFQKIQWYAVLKYLEEDPVPQSVLAAFSQDENYRFHRKYPIYYEFGERANTEPKGSPYHNSRFYSQAELEGLPDLAKYLLRTALIAGSYLVEGVTADTRNAVKRSIPAMPGEPIDVIRTFGVWIAWKRGNEKAAHWTRPGVVESNAKLSLAEKRPAGRPSRRSERNADNQRTYAERQAVQRLSERPAVDIQKDSAPGDESVAPLANNSPPAATSGIPVPVMNEDTSQKHKTASRGSGLGPKRVACDACRKRRIRCHHKEENNGASGSQMTVSTSSLGHHTPTAQDAASALNSLAAIASGAGFQNGLHSIKGMDRMDASANFATSISATPHGVTLKVGDGSPDGLNSAKKGRSKACDDCRKSKRRCIHDEYGRIDPIKAQERSKPRATSLAKRPRVHEEAAPSSANKRLKQESTSPVAQPVHSSHMDTETPTRAQDSVENGVLDQYPRKSNTQHADGLPAEKALLPDQSSYASPPAFQADAVATKELPATVSKPAAVLVSPPTSLADEMDIHDQVDAGGEHVSVIYTPSSGSRQSSRQPRQVERYMPEVHFAKTAKSTTTTPQTTRRSSFGSSGRKTTPGLSSGSKKSGSRPSSSHGKKSLSPSVEKKAERHAISSAPFGQHGRGSKSEHGTSDVDPDAESLRLIREIQEQEFGLRRRAGRA, from the exons ATGATAAGTGCTACTTCTTTCGTAACCGCCATCGGCAGCCGGCCGCCGCGATATCGAACCCCTTCCCCTCCGCGACGCGCCGTTGAACCTATCTCGCCGTGCTCGACCGCGGACTATCGCACATACCGGGCTAGTCGCGAaatttcagcatctgctACCTCTGATCATGTCCGTTCCACGCCAACTGATAAAAGGCCGTCCCCGGCCGATGTTCCGGCATCGCATCGGTCGGGTCATGGTCGGTCCAGCTCAACCATCGACACACTCGCAACGATCGCGCTAGCTACGAGTCCTACATTCACACCCCTCACACACCGCCCTCCTTCGGACAAGTCCAACACCACGTTATCAATGTTTCCTCCCGAAACAGAACCGGTAGAGCGCCCAGCAAAGCGACCGCGATCGGAAAGGGACGAATCCTCATATACTCAACACCGATCAAATGCTTTCTCGATTGCGCGCCCTCCTGCGATTTCTGATAGTATGAAAACCGATGCAGAGCTGCTTCTGAATTTCGCGCGGCCTACGAATCTGTACCCACCTATACCGTCGTCGAAGCGAGCCAACACGGATGACTCTTATCATAATCATACCTTTCACACCCAAGCCCAAATCAAGGAGCGCAACGCAAGCACATACTGGGTGACAAACCATGAGAACGTGATCTTCAACCATTCCGCAATGCACAATATTCCACCGTCACGGATGAGGTCTCAATCGGATGGCTCGGCCGCTATATCCCGTCCCGTGATAGAAGGCCTTCGGCCGAACACAAGCTCTTCTACGCTTCCGCCCTTAGCTTTTCAAGAAGAGGCGGATAGTGGAGACAGACATTGGGATATGGAGCGCAAGCCCGTTCTTGAAGAATCTCAGGTTGACTTCTGCAAACCGGATGAAACGGTGCCGATTTTGTCTCAGAGCCAGCCCCTAAAGAAGGAACTCGACGCAGATTCCAACGGATCTAGTCAGGCAAGCTGTGCTACCTGCAACCTCGTTCGGATACCGGTCGATAATGAGGACCAAGATGTCACATGGATCAGCTGTGACGGCTGCAAACGCTGGTTCCATATTGTATGTGCTGGCTTCAAAAATGATCGCGAGACCAGGACAGTCGATAAATTCATTTGCAAAACTTGTCGGCCTATTCACGGCCAGACCACTTTTGTCAGAAAGTCGTCTCGTGTTCGCACCTCGATCGATTATGCCGGTCTCAATCAGGGCCTGGTGAAGTCCGCAACAGACTCGTTAGAACATCACTACATCGAACCTATAAAGCAAAATAAGATCCGCTTCCTCCCTGAGAACTTCCCCCGCATGCGCCCGGAACTTGTCACTGCTGAGTATTTTGAGAAAGGAAATGGTATGACAGAACCAATCGTCATCCCCGCCGAGTTCAACACCCATGCAACGATACCGCCCACCAACCCCGAGTTTGATGCTCTTGTTCAAGATGCACCGAGCCAAGAAATGTTCGACGAGCTCTTAGACCACTTACCGAATGTCGATCATGAGACCGTTATCGACTGCGGCCAAAATCAATTAGATATGGTAATTCCGCAGGGTTTGACGGTCAGGACAGTTTCAGAGCTTTATGGCCCGGAAGAAAGGGTGGAGGTCATCGATGTTAAATCACAGCATGGTGAAGATAAGCGCTGGACCATGCAGAAGTGGGCGGACTATTACGAGAGCACTGGCGATAAAGTCGTCCGAAATGTCATCAGCCTCGAGGTATCACAAAGTAAACTAGGCAGGCTAATCCGCCGGCCGAAGATTGTGCGCGATCTCGATCTCCAGGATGCGGTTTGGCCTGAGGAGTTAAAGGCCGTTGGGAACTTCCCCAAAGTGCAATTCTATTGCTTGATGTCAGTAGCCGACTGCTATACCGACTTCCACATTGATTTTGGAGGTTCCTCTGTCTACTACCACATCctgaagggcaagaagacaTTCTTTTTCATACCCCCCAAAGACAAACATCTGAAGAAGTATGAGGAGTGGTGCAACTCGCCTGCTCAAGACTACACCTTCCTGGGAGATCAGACCAAAGAATGCTACCGCGTTGATCTTTCCGAAGGTGATACAATGCTCATCCCGTCTGGCTGGATCCATGCCGTCTGGACCCCTGAGAACAGTCTTGTCATTGGGGGCAACTTTTTGACCAGGCTCAATTACGGAATGCAGATCAAGATTGCGAAAATTGAAAAGGAGACCAAAGTCCCAATGAAATTCAGATACCCCTTTTTTCAGAAGATTCAGTGGTACGCTGTGCTGAAATATCTCGAGGAAGATCCAGTACCTCAAAGCGTGCTGGCTGCTTTTTCGCAAGACGAGAATTATCGCTTCCACCGGAAGTATCCTATCTACTACGAATTTGGAGAGCGGGCCAATACTGAGCCTAAGGGGTCGCCCTATCACAACTCGCGCTTTTATTCACAGGCTGAGCTCGAGGGCCTCCCGGATCTCGCAAAGTATCTCCTCAGGACTGCCTTGATTGCAGGCTCTTACCTTGTGGAAGGTGTTACTGCTGATACCAGAAATGCTGTCAAGAGATCTATACCTGCGATGCCTGGAGAACCCATTGACGTGATCCGGACATTCGGTGTGTGGATTGCGTGGAAGCGAGGCAACGAAAAGGCGGCACATTGGACCCGCCCTGGTGTTGTTGAAAGCAATGCTAAACTCAGTCTTGCAGAGAAAAGGCCTGCTGGAAGGCCCAGTCGCCGTTCAGAGCGTAACGCCGATAACCAACGGACATACGCAGAGAGACAAGCAGTGCAGCGTTTGTCGGAGCGCCCAGCCGTTGATATTCAGAAAGATTCTGCTCCCGGCGATGAGAGTGTTGCGCCcttagcaaataattctcCCCCAGCAGCCACCTCCGGCATTCCAGTACCTGTCATGAACGAAGACACAAGTCAAAAACACAAAACCGCTTCTAGGGGCTCTGGCCTTGGTCCGAAACGTGTAGCTTGTGACGCATGCCGCAAGCGAAGAATTCGATGCCATcacaaagaagagaataatgGAGCGTCAGGTTCGCAAATGACAGTCAGCACTTCTAGCCTAGGACATCACACACCGACTGCGCAGGATGCAGCATCGGCGCTGAATTCACTAGCCGCGATTGCCTCCGGGGCTGGGTTCCAAAACGGTCTTCATAGCATCAAAGGCATGGATCGAATGGATGCTTCGGCTAATTTTGCAACAAGTATATCGGCCACGCCGCATGGGGTCACGTTGAAAGTTGGTGATGGCAGCCCGGATGGTCTGAATTCGGCCAAGAAGGGTCGTAGCAAAGCTTGTGACGACTGCCGGAAGAGCAAG CGTCGTTGCATTCACGACGAGTACGGCAGGATTGATCCTATCAAAGCCCAAGAGCGATCAAAGCCACGAGCGACAAGTCTGGCGAAGAGACCACGGGTCCACGAGGAAGCGGCCCCATCAAGCGCGAATAAACGCTTGAAGCAGGAAAGTACATCACCAGTGGCGCAGCCCGTGCATTCAAGCCATATGGACACGGAAACTCCTACTCGTGCGCAGGACTCGGTTGAGAACGGCGTGCTCGATCAGTATCCACGCAAAAGCAACACACAACACGCAGATGGACTTCCCGCGGAGAAGGCATTGCTCCCCGATCAGAGCTCATATGCATCGCCACCAGCGTTCCAGGCGGATGCAGTGGCTACAAAGGAGTTGCCAGCAACTGTGTCGAAGCCGGCTGCCGTGCTGGTGTCACCACCAACGTCGCTAGCTGATGAGATGGATATCCATGATCAAGTGGACGCCGGGGGGGAGCATGTATCGGTAATCTACACGCCTTCGTCAGGCTCCCGCCAGTCTTCACGCCAGCCCCGTCAAGTTGAGAGGTATATGCCAGAGGTTCACTTTGCCAAGACAGCCAAGTCTACAACCACAACCCCTCAAACTACGCGCCGCTCGTCTTTTGGTTCCAGTGGCCGGAAGACTACACCGGGATTGTCCTCCGGTTCAAAGAAATCTGGATCTCGGCCCTCCTCATCtcatggaaagaagagtCTTTCCCCTTccgtggagaagaaagccgaaCGCCATGCCATCTCTTCAGCGCCATTTGGTCAGCACGGCAGGGGCTCCAAATCGGAGCATGGAACAAGCGACGTTGACCCCGATGCTGAAAGCTTACGCCTGATCCGCGAAATACAAGAGCAGGAGTTTGGTTTACGGCGGCGAGCAGGCAGAGCATAA
- a CDS encoding putative pre-mRNA branch site protein p14 (transcript_id=CADANIAT00000549): MALLRTSRPSRLESFIFSSFLLSSSFSLLSIRTISDPTWVSDLSSLTYYFIPSDIFRLRMSRKLAPEANRILFVKNLNYNVTAEQLFDLFGKFGPIRQIRQGIANNSKGTAFVVYEDVHDAKQACDKLNGFNFQNRYLVVLYHQPEKMLKSKEDLAERQENLERLKQQHGIE, from the exons ATGGCTCTCCTCCGAACCTCGCGACCATCTCGACTCGAGTCTTTCAtattctcctctttcttgctctcttcctctttctctctcctttccatccGAACAATCTCAGACCCCACCTGGGTTTCTGATTTATCTTCTTTAACGTACTATTTCATTCCTTCTGATATTTTTCGTCTGAGGATGAGCCGAAAGCTCGCCCCCGAAGCCAATCG GATTCTCTTTGTCAAGAACCTCAA CTACAACGTCACTGCAGAACAGCTCTTCGACCTTTTTGGGAAGTTTGGACCTATCCG ACAAATACGACAAGGGATTGCGAACAACTCAAAGGGCACTGCATTTGTGGTCTATGAAGACGTTCACGACGCCAAACAGGCATGCGATAAGCTCAATGGATTCAACTTCCAGAACAGATATCTTGTCG TCTTATATCACCAGCCGGAAAAGATGCTCAAGTCGAAGGAAGACTTGGCGGAAAGGCAAGAGAATTTGGAACGTCTTAAACAGCAACATGGTATAGAATGA
- a CDS encoding STIMATE family protein (transcript_id=CADANIAT00000550), producing the protein MAYASIPLFSAAILVSALDIGVNALVSPTGVITTPSPSLSTPAASYSPTSSSSSGHDEDNGECRLLGPFSLVVQAALGMLALLSLVYKRWRERPQRPVKVWAFDASKQVFGSSMLHLFNLLMSMFSAGQFEITSKYKPNPCSFYLLNLGIDTTLGIPILIVILHVLNRLAKYTPLANPPESIESGNYDDPPRVSWWFKQSMIYFLGLLGMKICVFFLIQMVPLIVKVGDWALRWTEGNTAIQIIFVMLIFPVIMNAIQYYIIDIFIKKPLSVSHDLESADTASDNDADDRHALLAGLEDDDTFDRDGSLGSDERTLHSPVQFKEALDHLNAAKRDPVGSLDSASTPTSSSARENDDTTLSTEINVQPKDM; encoded by the exons ATGGCTTATGCATCCATCCCGTTGTTTTCTGCGGCGATCCTCGTATCCGCCCTCGACATCGGGGTAAATGCTCTGGTCTCTCCGACCGGCGTCATTAcaacaccatcaccatcTTTGTCAACACCGGCCGCATCGTACTCCCCAACGAGTTCCAGTTCTTCCGGACATGACGAAGACAATGGAGAATGCCGGCTACTTGGGCCGTTTTCGCTCGTCGTGCAGGCCGCCCTGGGAATGCTCGCGTTATTGTCGCTTGTCTACAAGCGATGGAGAGAACGCCCTCAACGCCCGGTGAAGGTCTGGGCGTTCGATGCCTCGAAGCAAGTTTTCGGTTCATCTATGCTACATCTCTTTAACCTTTTGATGTCCATGTTCTCTGCCGGACAGTTTGAGATCACAAGCAAATACAAGCCAAACCCATGCTCGTTTTACTTGCTAAATCTTGGCATCGAT ACCACCCTAGGTATCCCTATCTTGATCGTTATACTCCATGTCTTGAACCGCTTGGCGAAATACACCCCCCTCGCAAATCCTCCGGAATCGATCGAATCTGGGAATTATGACGATCCCCCCCGTGTCAGCTGGTGGTTTAAGCAATCCATGATCTACTTTCTGGGTCTTCTGGGAATGAAAATTtgtgtcttcttcctcatccagaTGGTGCCGCTTATCGTTAAGGTAGGCGACTGGGCTTTGCGATGGACTGAAGGCAACACCGCCATCCAGATCATCTTCGTGATGCTCATCTTCCCCGTCATAATGAATGCTATTCAGTATTATATTATCGATATTTTCATAAAGAAGCCACTCTCCGTGTCTCACGACCTCGAGAGTGCCGATACCGCAAGCGACAACGACGCCGACGACCGGCATGCATTGCTGGCCGGattggaggatgatgatacaTTTGACCGTGATGGGTCGCTAGGAAGTGACGAAAGAACGTTACATAGCCCCGTGCAGTTTAAGGAAGCTCTGGACCATCTGAATGCTGCTAAAAGAGATCCGGTGGGTTCTCTGGACTCTGCATCAACGCCAACCTCCAGTAGCGCACGCGAAAACGATGACACGACTTTGTCTACAGAAATCAATGTGCAACCGAAAGATATGTAA
- a CDS encoding WD40 repeat domain-containing protein (transcript_id=CADANIAT00000551), which produces MPNEGQKKKNAPEEQVLEKDETEKRLESLLFGDGDGFQDALKTGQDINPLALTTVSDESADEAEEGLRDEDLDEMDDADLFFLDSGAGPVSTELESSATPAEVEDKDEDEDSLPALWHDSDDERITISLAGNNRLRKLRVTESEDIISGKEYIRRLRRQYLQLHPTPDWAKPNSNKQADENEDDSNYEDEMDTDEEGEISAQPLAKLLQGIDFTKIETESATGGRPKLRKEVISIQRLKDIGKDQPSAVTSLTFHPHYPLILSSGPASTLFIHHVSPDAPSPHPLLTSLHIRQTPISTSAFSPDGHQIYASGRRRYYHIWNLNSGKVDKVNGSADRREEQKSMERFKLSPCGRFIGLVGSTRKGGGVINIHNTVTAQWIAQVRIDGRGGIADFAWWSNGKGLTAVNLNGEVSEWDAQLNRIVARWKDAGGVGTTVLRLGGSTENDSLGGDRYVAIGSKSGIVNIYDRVQWAVNYASLLSKGDTSTAISRNPEPLRALDQLVTSISHIEFAPDGQFLAMASEIKKDALRLVHLPDCTVYRNWPTQSTPLGRVTSVAISPNSEYLAVGNDRGRIRLWQIQG; this is translated from the exons ATGCCTAATGAAGGgcaaaaaaagaagaatgcTCCCGAGGAGCAAGTTCTTGAGAAAGACGAGACTGAGAAGAGGCTAGAAAGCCTACTCTttggtgatggcgatggctTTCAGGACGCATTGAAGACCGGACAAGATATCAATCCGTTGGCACTTACGACTGTGTCCGATGAGAGCGCAgatgaagcggaggaaggcCTGAGAGACGAGGATTTGGATGAGATGGACGATGCAGAT cttttcttccttgattCTGGCGCTGGTCCGGTATCTACGGAGCTAGAGTCCTCCGCTACACCCGCTGAAGTCGAAGAtaaggacgaggacgaagataGTCTTCCCGCACTGTGGCACGATAGCGACGACGAGCGCATTACCATTTCTTTGGCTGGGAACAACAGACTGAGGAAACTGCGTGTCACTGAGTCGGAAGATATTATTAGTGGGAAGGAGTACATCAGGCGACTTCGCCGGCAATATCTGCAGCTACATCCGACGCCTGATTGGGCGAAACCTAATTCGAACAAGCAAGCGGACGAGAACGAAGATGATTCCAACTatgaggatgagatggaTACAGATGAAGAGGGGGAGATATCCGCGCAGCCGTTGGCGAAGCTTTTGCAGGGTATTGATTTCACGAAGATTGAGACTGAGAGCGCAACGGGCGGTCGTCCGAAGCTGCGAAAGGAAGTCATTAGTATCCAACGATTAAAGGATATTGGGAAGGACCAGCCG TCTGCTGTCACCTCACTCACCTTCCACCCTCATTATCCATTGATCCTCTCCTCAGGCCCAGCATCAacactcttcatccaccatgTCTCCCCCGACGCCCCAAGCCCTCACCCACTCCTAACATCTCTCCACATTCGCCAAACGCCCATCAGCACCTCGGCCTTCTCCCCGGACGGACATCAGATCTACGCGTCCGGTCGCCGTCGCTATTACCACATCTGGAACCTCAATTCCGGCAAAGTTGACAAGGTTAACGGCTCTGCCGACCGCCGCGAGGAACAGAAATCTATGGAACGCTTCAAGCTCTCCCCCTGCGGCCGCTTCATCGGTCTTGTCGGCTCAACCCGTAAAGGCGGCGGTGTCATTAACATCCACAATACCGTCACAGCGCAATGGATCGCGCAGGTTCGCATtgacggccgcggcggcaTAGCGGATTTTGCATGGTGGTCAAACGGTAAGGGTCTTACGGCAGTGAACCTCAATGGCGAGGTGTCCGAGTGGGACGCTCAACTCAACCGCATCGTCGCGCGCTGGAAGGACGCGGGTGGCGTTGGTACAACCGTCCTTCGTCTCGGCGGCTCAACGGAGAATGACTCTCTTGGTGGAGACCGCTACGTCGCTATTGGCAGTAAATCGGGTATTGTCAATATTTACGACCGCGTGCAGTGGGCGGTAAATTACGCCTCCCTCCTCTCGAAGGGAGACACATCAACCGCTATTTCTCGCAATCCTGAACCTCTGCGTGCTCTCGATCAGCTTGTCACATCTATCAGCCACATCGAGTTTGCGCCAGACGGGCAGTTCCTTGCCATGGCGAGCGAaatcaagaaggatgcgCTGCGTCTGGTACATCTGCCGGACTGCACTGTGTACCGGAATTGGCCGACGCAAAGCACGCCGCTGGGACGGGTTACGTCTGTGGCTATCTCGCCAAACTCGGAGTACCTTGCTGTTGGGAATGATCGGGGGAGGATCAGGTTGTGGCAGATCCAGGGGTAG
- a CDS encoding hexokinase hxkA (transcript_id=CADANIAT00000552), with the protein MVGVGPKRPPSRKGSMSDVPQNLLEHIKHFEEIFTVDTATLKKIVDHFVNELTKGLSVEGGNIPMNVTWVLGFPDGKETGTFLALDMGGTNLRVCEITLTEEKGGFDIIQSKYRMPEELKTGEAEELWQYIVDCVEQFIQFHHENENLSKLPLGFTFSYPATQDYIDHGVLQRWTKGFDIDGVEGKDVVPPLEKVFKERGLPIKVAALINDTTGTLIASSYTDPAMKIGCIFGTGVNAAYMENAGSIPKLAHMNLPPDMPVAINCEYGAFDNEHIVLPLTKYDHIIDRDSPRPGQQAFEKMTAGLYLGEIFRLALVDILDTQPGLIFKDQDTSQLRIPYLLDSSFPAAIEEDPYENLIETAELVQNMLKIKATRSELELMRRLAELIGTRAARLSACGVAAICKKKNIESCHVGADGSVFTKYPHFKARGAQALREILDWAPSEKDKVTIHAAEDGSGVGAALIAALTLKRVKAGNTAGIRDAQAMLAMC; encoded by the exons ATGGTCGGAGTCGGTCCCAAACGCCCTCCCTCTCGCAAGG GTTCCATGTCAGACGTGCCCCAAAATCTCCTGGAGCATATTAAGCACTTTGAGGAGATCTTCACTGTTGATACTGCCACGCTTAAAAAGATCGTTGACCATTTCGTCAACGAGCTGACGAAGG GTCTCTCTGTTGAGGGCGGCAACATT CCCATGAACGTCACATGGGTTCTTGGATTCCCCGACGGAAAAGAAACGGGCACGTTCCTGGCCCTCGATATGGGCGGCACCAACCTGCGGGTTTGTGAAATTACCCTGACCGAGGAGAAAGGTGGATTCGATATCATCCAATCCAAATACCGAATGCCcgaggagctcaagaccGGCGAGGCAGAGGAGTTGTGGCAATATATCGTCGACTGCGTCGAGCAGTTTATTCAGTTCCACCACGAGAACGAGAACCTATCTAAATTGCCGCTGGGATTCACGTTCTCCTACCCTGCTACTCAGGACTACATCGACCACGGAGTTCTCCAGCGCTGGACCAAGGGTTTCGACATTGATGGTGTCGAAGGTAAAGACGTAGTCCCGCCTCTTGAGAAGGTCTTCAAGGAACGG GGCCTGCCCATCAAGGTCGCTGCCTTGATCAACGACACAACCGGAACCCTCATTGCTTCTTCTTACACCGACCCCGCTATGAAGATCGGCTGCATTTTCGGCACCGGTGTGAATGCAGCATACATGGAGAATGCTGGCTCTATTCCAAAGCTGGCCCACATGAATCTGCCTCCGGACATGCCCGTCGCCATCAATTGCGAATACGGTGCCTTTGACAACGAACATATTGTCCTCCCGCTCACCAAGTACGACCACATCATCGACCGCGATTCACCTCGTCCCGGCCAGCAAGCTTTTGAGAAGATGACGGCTGGTCTGTATCTGGGCGAAATCTTCCGCTTGGCCTTGGTAGATATTTTGGACACACAGCCGGGTCTAATCTTCAAGGATCAGGATACCTCGCAGCTGCGGATCCCATACCTTCTGGATTCATCCTTCCCCGCAGCTATCGAAGAAGACCCTTACGAAAACCTTATCGAGACCGCCGAACTCGTCCAAAACATGCTCAAGATAAAAGCAACACGCTCAGAGCTCGAACTGATGCGCCGGCTTGCCGAGCTGATCGGTACTCGCGCTGCTCGCCTATCCGCCTGTGGTGTTGCCGCAATctgcaagaagaagaacatcgAGTCTTGCCACGTCGGGGCCGACGGCTCGGTATTCACAAAATACCCCCACTTCAAGGCCCGCGGTGCTCAGGCTCTGCGTGAGATCCTCGACTGGGCCCCCAGTGAGAAGGACAAGGTCACCATCCATGCTGCCGAGGATGGGTCTGGTGTGGGTGCGGCTCTCATCGCCGCCTTGACCCTGAAGCGTGTCAAGGCTGGCAACACGGCCGGTATTCGTGATGCGCAGGCCATGCTGGCTATGTGCTAG
- a CDS encoding uncharacterized protein (transcript_id=CADANIAT00000553) has translation MNFVYLFLLAFSAIVSAEISIEASILNRLLQLDIGLYGTFILLDRFDDGANVTLSDIVVFYNTVTAPGQSSIQPFSSPCDEAIQFSICQAYHSFALTSIKLYNEFADGADDFDKGLRNNLREGFNRIYIENSGFVDNIAPVGLPLCFESIQQDCWALNKVFLQAWNALDPAAKQ, from the exons ATGAATTTCGTCTACCTCTTTCTCCTGGCATTTTCAGCCATCGTCTCTGCCGAGATCTCTATCGAGGCCTCCATTCTGAACCGCCTCCTTCAATTGGACATTGGCTTGTATGGaaccttcatcctcctagACAGATTCGACGATGGAGCAAACGTCACTCTAAGT GATATTGTCGTCTTCTACAACACCGTGACAGCTCCAGGCCAAAGCTCGATCCAGCCGTTCTCCAGTCCCTGTGACGAAGCGATCCAGTTCAGTATTTGCCAGGCATATCATTCG TTTGCCCTAACAAGTATCAAACTGTATAACGAGTTTGCCGACGGCGCCGATGACTTCGATAAGGGCTTGAGGAATAACCTACGGGAGGGATTCAATCGCATATACATTGAGAATTCG GGCTTTGTTGACAACATCGCTCCCGTTGGTCTTCCCCTTTGCTTTGAAAGCATCCAACAAGACTGCTGGGCTTTGAACAAGGTGTTTCTGCAGGCTTGGAATGCACTTGATCCGGCTGCAAAACAGTAA
- a CDS encoding SIR2 family NAD-dependent protein deacylase (transcript_id=CADANIAT00000554), protein MGNESSTLVDEKTPPSVLEARTVEAVAKYVKEKPVRRVVVMVGAGISTAAGIPDFRSPDTGIYANLVHLDLPDPEAVFDISFFRQNPKPFYALARELAPGQYRPTLAHSFVKLLYDKGKLLKHFTQNIDCLERLAGVPGDMIIEAHGSFATQRCIECKTAYPDDLMKEAIAKGEVPNCAECQGLVKPDIVFFGEALPSAFFDNRTLPETADLCIVMGTSLSVQPFASLPSFVADGVPRVLINRERVGGLGSRPDDVLILDDCDNGVRKLARALGWEDELERLWEEANPNQKSREEELATPRTREERLENEISRLTAEIDKTLKISDAYQKRVRERLEGEPLSSPESNGTGLAHVFPHLARR, encoded by the exons ATGGGCAATGAATCGTCTACACTCGTAGACGAGAAGACTCCTCCGTCGGTCTTAGAAGCTCGCACTGTGGAGGCAGTCGCAAAAtatgtcaaggagaagcCAGTGCGGCGGGTGGTTGTAATG GTCGGAGCTGGCATCAGTACAGCCGCCGGTATCCCTGATTTTCGATCACCAGATACTGGCATTTACGCGAATCTCGTTCATTTGGATCTGCCCGATCCTGAAGCAGTGTTTGACATTAGCTTCTTCAGGCAGAATCCCAAGCCGTTCTACGCTCTGGCGCGGGAGCTAGCTCCAGGACAGTACAGACCTACTCTCGCGCATTCATTCGTAAAGCTACTTTATGACAAGGGAAAGCTTTTGAAGCACTTCACACAGAATATCGATTGTTTGGAGCGGTTGGCAGGCGTGCCGGGCGATATGATCATTGAAGCTCATGGAAGCTTCGCGACTCAGCGCTGCATTGAGTGCAAAACAGCGTATCCGGACGACCTGATGAAAGAAGCAATCGCAAAGGGGGAGGTGCCGAATTGTGCCGAGTGTCAAGGGCTAGTGAAGCCAGATATCGTTTTCTTCGGGGAAGCTTTGCCCTCGGCCTTCTTTGACAACCGAACACTTCCCGAGACGGCGGACCTGTGCATTGTCATGGGAACAAGTCTGTCTGTGCAGCCGTTTGCCAGCCTCCCGTCGTTTGTTGCAGATGGTGTCCCGCGTGTTCTTATCAATCGGGAGCGCGTCGGAGGATTGGGCTCTCGTCCGGACGATGTCCTCATATTAGACGACTGTGACAACGGGGTAAGGAAACTTGCGCGTGCATTGGGATGGGAAGATGAACTAGAACGGTTgtgggaagaagccaaccCGAACCAAAAGTCACGGGAGGAGGAACTAGCAACCCCTCGGACACGAGAAGAGCGGCTTGAGAATGAAATTAGTCGATTGACCGCGGAGATAGACAAAACTTTGAAAATCTCTGATGCTTATCAAAAGCGTGTTAGAGAGCGCCTAGAGGGCGAGCCACTATCCTCACCTGAGAGCAACGGAACAGGATTGGCTCACGTTTTCCCGCACCTTGCTCGTCGTTAG